The window ATTACGAATACCTGATCGGATTCGAAACCCGGGCCTTTCGTGAAAACGGTGTAGTAAAACCGCCGCAGGACATTGCGCCGCTGGCCCCGAGTCTATAGCCACATCGCAGTACCTGGTTGTCATCCCGCGGCTTAACCCAGTGCGCCGGACCGGCGGGATTCAGCGAAACGGATTAGGAATAGACCCCTCGGATTACTTTCCAAGCGCTCGCTTGTTCTCAAAAAACCGCGTCAGCACCGCCGAGCATTCGTCTGCCAGCACCCCGGCTTCCACCTGCGGTTGGTGATTGAACTTAGCGGTTTCAAATAGACGTTGTGCGCTCTCAATGGCGCCGGTTTTAGGTTCCGCGGCGCCGTAAACCAGGCGACCTACCCTGGCATGAACCATGGCCCCCACACACATGGTGCAGGGTTCCAGCGTGACATACAGCGTGGTGTCGGGCAGCCGGTAGTTACCCAGCTTTTGCGCTGCCGCACGCAACACGACCATTTCTGCATGAGCACTGGGGTCACAGGCGCTAATCGGCTGGTTATGCCCGGCGGCAATCAGGTTTCCGTCAGCATCCACCAACACGGCCCCGACCGGGACTTCGTCTTTGTCGGCAGCGATCTGTGCCTGCCCTAGCGCCTGTTGCATCCAGGCTGCGTCACCTACTCCCACTCGATCGTGCCCGGCGGTTTGCCCGAAATGTCGTATACCACGCGCGAGATTCCCTCGATTTCATTCATGATGCGCCGGGATACGTGATCGAGGAAATGGTATGGCAGGTCTGCCCAGCGTGCCGTCATGAAATCGATGGTTTCTACTGCGCGCAGGCTGACGACATGGTTATAGCGCCGCCCGTCGCCGGTAACGCCAACTGACTTGACCGGGAGGAAGACGACAAAGGCTTGCGAAACCTTGTCGTACAAATCGTGAATGCGTAACTCCTCGATAAAAATTTGATCGGCAAGGCGCAGCGTATCGGCAAACTCCTTGGTTACTTCACCCAGGATGCGCACCCCAAGTCCGGGTCCCGGGAAAGGATGGCGATACACCATTTCACGCGGGATGCCGAGTTCCATGCCGATCTGTCGCACTTCATCCTTGAACAGTTCACGCAGCGGTTCCACCAGGTCCAGCTTCATGTCATCAGGCAGGCCACCGACATTGTGGTGCGACTTGATCAAATGTGCTTTGCCGCTCGCGGCGCCGGCAGACTCAATGACATCTGGGTAGATGGTACCCTGTGCGAGCCATTTCGCATTTTCCAGCTTTTCGGCTTCTTCCTCGAAAATTTCGATAAACAGGTTGCCAATTGCCTTGCGCTTGTGTTCCGGATCGTTGAGGCCTGCCAGTTTCGCCAGAAATCGGTCCTCCGCATCGACACGAATGACGTGCACACCCATGTGATCGGCAAACTGTTCCATGACCTGGTCGCCTTCGCGGTAACGTAGCAACCCGGTATCGACGAAAATACAGGTGAGCTGATCACCGATTGCCTTGTG is drawn from Gammaproteobacteria bacterium and contains these coding sequences:
- the tadA gene encoding tRNA adenosine(34) deaminase TadA yields the protein MQQALGQAQIAADKDEVPVGAVLVDADGNLIAAGHNQPISACDPSAHAEMVVLRAAAQKLGNYRLPDTTLYVTLEPCTMCVGAMVHARVGRLVYGAAEPKTGAIESAQRLFETAKFNHQPQVEAGVLADECSAVLTRFFENKRALGK
- the guaA gene encoding glutamine-hydrolyzing GMP synthase, coding for VPILGICYGMQAMALQLGGEVENVGKSEFGYASVRARGHTELLRDIQDHVTVEGHGMLDVWMSHGDRVAELPPGFKLMASTDSAPIAGMADEARHIYGLQFHPEVTHTLQGTAIYARFLHQICGCGSEWTSTNIIDATIADVRARVGQDEVVLGLSGGVDSSVVAALLHKAIGDQLTCIFVDTGLLRYREGDQVMEQFADHMGVHVIRVDAEDRFLAKLAGLNDPEHKRKAIGNLFIEIFEEEAEKLENAKWLAQGTIYPDVIESAGAASGKAHLIKSHHNVGGLPDDMKLDLVEPLRELFKDEVRQIGMELGIPREMVYRHPFPGPGLGVRILGEVTKEFADTLRLADQIFIEELRIHDLYDKVSQAFVVFLPVKSVGVTGDGRRYNHVVSLRAVETIDFMTARWADLPYHFLDHVSRRIMNEIEGISRVVYDISGKPPGTIEWE